The Etheostoma cragini isolate CJK2018 chromosome 5, CSU_Ecrag_1.0, whole genome shotgun sequence genome contains a region encoding:
- the ranbp1 gene encoding ran-specific GTPase-activating protein isoform X1 — protein sequence MADPKDQEEPETTADNAEDSNHDPHFEPIVSLPEQDVKTLEEDEEELFKMRAKLYRFASENDPPEWKERGTGDVKLLKHKEKGTIRLLMRRDRTLKICANHHIMPSMELKPNAGSDRAWVWNTLADYADESPKPELLAIRFLNAENAQKFKGKFDECKEEVKKSLDGTGNTDSANKVAEKLEELSVKDKASEEKEVKKETEVKEEKKEVKAEEKN from the exons ATGGCAGACCCGAAG GACCAGGAGGAGCCTGAAACAACTGCAGATAATGCAGAGGACTCTAATCATGATCCCCACTTTGAGCCCATCGTGTCCCTTCCTGAGCAAGATGTGAAAACATtagaagaggatgaggaagaactctttaaaat GCGGGCCAAATTATATCGTTTTGCCTCTGAGAATGACCCACCAGagtggaaggagagaggaaCAGGTGACGTCAAGCTgctgaaacacaaagagaaggGCACAATCCGCCTCTTGATGAGGAGAGACCGCACCTTGAAGATTTGTGCCAATCATCACA TTATGCCGAGCATGGAGCTGAAGCCCAACGCCGGCAGTGACAGGGCATGGGTTTGGAACACACTAGCAGATTATGCTGACGAAAGCCCCAAACCTGAACTTCTGGCAATACgctttttaaatgcagaaa ATGCTCAGAAGTTCAAGGGGAAGTTTGACGAATGCAAGGAGgaggtcaaaaaaagtcttgatGGAACAG GCAACACTGATAGTGCAAACAAAGTGGCAGAGAAGCTGGAGGAACTCTCCGTAAAGGACAAGGCATCAGAAGAAAAAGAGGTCAAAAAGGAGACGGAggtgaaagaagagaaaaaggaggtGAAGGCTGAGGAGAAGAATTGA
- the ranbp1 gene encoding ran-specific GTPase-activating protein isoform X2 yields MADPKEEPETTADNAEDSNHDPHFEPIVSLPEQDVKTLEEDEEELFKMRAKLYRFASENDPPEWKERGTGDVKLLKHKEKGTIRLLMRRDRTLKICANHHIMPSMELKPNAGSDRAWVWNTLADYADESPKPELLAIRFLNAENAQKFKGKFDECKEEVKKSLDGTGNTDSANKVAEKLEELSVKDKASEEKEVKKETEVKEEKKEVKAEEKN; encoded by the exons ATGGCAGACCCGAAG GAGGAGCCTGAAACAACTGCAGATAATGCAGAGGACTCTAATCATGATCCCCACTTTGAGCCCATCGTGTCCCTTCCTGAGCAAGATGTGAAAACATtagaagaggatgaggaagaactctttaaaat GCGGGCCAAATTATATCGTTTTGCCTCTGAGAATGACCCACCAGagtggaaggagagaggaaCAGGTGACGTCAAGCTgctgaaacacaaagagaaggGCACAATCCGCCTCTTGATGAGGAGAGACCGCACCTTGAAGATTTGTGCCAATCATCACA TTATGCCGAGCATGGAGCTGAAGCCCAACGCCGGCAGTGACAGGGCATGGGTTTGGAACACACTAGCAGATTATGCTGACGAAAGCCCCAAACCTGAACTTCTGGCAATACgctttttaaatgcagaaa ATGCTCAGAAGTTCAAGGGGAAGTTTGACGAATGCAAGGAGgaggtcaaaaaaagtcttgatGGAACAG GCAACACTGATAGTGCAAACAAAGTGGCAGAGAAGCTGGAGGAACTCTCCGTAAAGGACAAGGCATCAGAAGAAAAAGAGGTCAAAAAGGAGACGGAggtgaaagaagagaaaaaggaggtGAAGGCTGAGGAGAAGAATTGA
- the zdhhc8b gene encoding probable palmitoyltransferase ZDHHC8 isoform X1 — translation MPNSAGKRFKPTKYIPVSTAATLLVGSTTLFFVFTCPWLTKVISPAVPLYNGLVFLFVLANFSMATFMDPGVYPRADEDEDKDDDFRAPLYKNVEIKGIQVRMKWCATCHFYRPPRCSHCSVCDNCVEDFDHHCPWVNNCIGRRNYRYFFLFLLSLSIHMVGVFSFGLIFVLHHRDRLAALHTTVTLVVMCVAGLFFIPVMGLTGFHMVLVARGRTTNEQVTGKFRGGVNPFTRGCCGNVEYVLCSPLAPRYTLDPRKKPSVKIQPPFIRPDMSERQITIMISDNGIHSTIISSKSKSSLDGLDEKDTQPPLPPKADRYNQLKSQMASSEDSSLPGKTHPSTPAMYKYRPSFGTIPKVHYHTAGEKIVMSDERKTSAILEEGVRGHDYRSEPNLDLPEYTNAPLHRTFQSSPLQLDSDPHLSDSRSLSLKQGHRRPEKGQLSALQPQTVTSTPYKSVFSPNTLSNRNGSLSYDSLLNPSISPAAASECMAHRGMPSVGFHSPYLPTKMCHVREPEMQRHQVPTTFSPVMPPSGVGRQSPHLKDRDPSPVRYDNLSQTIMASIQERKEMEEREKRQIVHGRSQTHSYAQDSGVLDGGYGLPPNACYPDGSRGPGSRGPTPPAYGGSRDNLMGVGLVSYGQRTPVLRHTGSTLGRAPRTSSTSLHTDHSSSNSSQSRATCPEGLYRSPAHQPHSPAMPRSPSYSHQKLSFISALERTDMPRLGGPREAMKVNGQMDCHPSAQGSTLSPSRHSNVKKVTGVGGTTYEISV, via the exons gtGCCCCTGGTTGACGAAGGTGATCTCTCCCGCTGTGCCCCTCTACAATGGCCTGGTCTTCCTCTTCGTCTTGGCCAACTTCAGCATGGCAACCTTCATGGACCCTGGTGTTTACCCCCGAG CGGACGAGGACGAGGACAAGGACGATGATTTCCGAGCGCCGCTCTACAAGAATGTGGAGATCAAGGGCATTCAGGTCCGGATGAAGTGGTGCGCCACCTGTCACTTCTACAGGCCGCCTCGCTGCTCGCACTGCAGCGTCTGTGACAActgtgtggag gacTTTGACCACCACTGTCCCTGGGTGAACAACTGCATTGGTCGGAGGAACTACCGctacttcttcctcttcttgctGTCGTTGAGCATCCACATGGTGGGAGTTTTCTCCTTCGGCCTCATCTTCGTCCTCCACCACCGAGACCGACTGGCAGCCCTGCACACCACCGTCAC TCTGGTGGTGATGTGTGTAGCCGGCCTGTTCTTTATTCCAGTCATGGGACTCACGGGTTTCCATATGGTGCTTGTTGCTCGGGGGCGAACCACCAATGAACAG GTGACGGGCAAGTTTCGTGGAGGAGTAAATCCCTTCACCAGGGGTTGCTGTGGCAACGTGGAGTATGTCTTATGTAGTCCTCTGGCACCTAG GTACACGTTGGACCCCAGGAAAAAGCCCAGTGTCAAAATTCAGCCCCCATTCATCAGACCGGACATGTCGGAGAGGCAAATCACCATCATGATCAGCGACAACGGCATCCACAGCACCATCATCAGCTCCAAG TCCAAAAGCAGCCTGGACGGCCTGGACGAGAAAGACACCCAGCCGCCGCTGCCCCCCAAGGCTGACAGGTACAACCAGCTGAAGAGCCAGATGGCATCCAGCGAAG ATAGTTCTCTTCCTGGTAAGACCCACCCTTCCACCCCAGCCATGTACAAATACAGACCGTCGTTTGGCACCATACCTAAAGTCCACTACCACACAGCTGGAGAGAAG ATCGTCATGTCAGATGAGCGGAAGACCTCGGCCATCTTGGAAGAGGGTGTCCGTGGTCATGACTACCGCTCTGAGCCGAACCTGGACCTGCCTGAGTACACCAACGCGCCCCTCCACCGCACCTTCCAGTCCTCTCCCCTTCAGCTGGACTCTGACCCCCACCTCTCTGACTCCCGCTCCCTCAGCCTGAAGCAGGGGCACCGCCGGCCGGAGAAGGGCCAGCTCTCAGCCCTGCAGCCGCAGACCGTCACCTCCACCCCGTACAAGAGCGTCTTCTCGCCCAACACACTCTCCAACCGTAATGGCAGCTTGTCTTATGACAGCCTGCTGAATCCCAGCATCTCCCCAGCCGCTGCCAGTGAGTGCATGGCCCACCGTGGCATGCCCTCCGTGGGGTTCCACTCGCCCTACCTGCCCACCAAAATGTGCCACGTCCGAGAACCTGAAATGCAGAGGCACCAGGTCCCCACCACCTTCAGCCCAGTGATGCCACCCAGTGGGGTGGGCAGGCAGTCCCCTCACCTAAAGGACAGGGACCCATCCCCGGTACGCTACGACAACCTCTCCCAGACCATCATGGCCTCCATCCAGGAGCgaaaggagatggaggagagggagaaacgGCAGATAGTGCATGGGCGCTCCCAGACCCATAGCTATGCTCAGGACTCTGGCGTGCTTGATGGGGGCTACGGCCTACCCCCCAATGCTTGTTACCCAGATGGGTCTCGAGGCCCCGGCTCCAGAGGCCCAACGCCCCCGGCCTATGGAGGCTCCAGGGACAACCTCATGGGGGTCGGGCTGGTTAGCTACGGGCAACGAACCCCTGTGTTGCGTCATACCGGCTCCACGCTGGGTCGTGCCCCTAGGACTTCATCCACCTCCCTGCACACAGACCACAgtagcagcaacagcagccagAGCAGGGCCACTTGCCCAGAGGGCCTCTATCGTTCCCCGGCCCACCAGCCCCACTCCCCTGCCATGCCCCGATCCCCCTCCTACTCCCACCAGAAACTCTCCTTCATCAGTGCTCTTGAGAGGACAGACATGCCTCGTCTAGGGGGCCCAAG AGAGGCCATGAAAGTTAATGGGCAGATGGACTGCCACCCCAGTGCCCAGGGTTCCACCCTCAGCCCCAGTCGCCACAGTAATGTCAAAAAGGTGACAGGCGTTGGAGGCACCACATATGAGATATCAGTGTGA
- the trmt2a gene encoding tRNA (uracil-5-)-methyltransferase homolog A, with product MAAVSGSPVADASPSKEEKPEETPLDSNNDGGKPDVEAEGGSEAASDPSLYRYIKEDLFTSEIYKVEIRNLPKFTGFNDLKKFLAKHSLNPHKIKLFGKQTFAFVTFKNEEERDKAMKMVHGMQWKGQVLSVRLAKPKADPIQRKRKQEEGQGAGGQPPSKRTEEEETEEAPSVQIANVVTPLWNVPYEEQLRRKEQEVVGVLQRLAKEIGGTNKAMLPWLFAQKGKYNKMCCSLEAIRPSPTQTEYRNKCEFLISVGADGEDKTIGFRLGKYKGGSCAVVGPADTCHVSAEAKKVVSEFQKFIRTTSYSVYSPETYEGHWKQLTVRTTRTKQAMAVAFFNPQKLGEEEVDALKTSMKKYFTEGEGKDSGVTSLYFVREGQRTSPNLEDLPCELVAGEGSIHEELLGLKFRISPHSFFQVNTGAAEVLYSAVGEWAQLDEDSTVLDVCCGTGTIGISLAKRVKKVIGIELCQEAVEDAKVNAKLNGLSNVEFHCGKAEDVFPNILNALVSPNLTAIVDPPRAGLHSKVILAIRRAEHLKRLVYVACNAKAAMNNFIDLCRAPSNRVHGAPFRPVRAMAVDLFPQTMHVEMLLLLERVDYDSQQQTSKQ from the exons ATGGCAGCTGTTAGTGGCAGCCCAGTGGCTGATGCATCCCCCTCAAAGGAGGAGAAGCCCGAGGAGACCCCGCTGGACTCCAACAACGATGGTGGAAAGCCGGATGTCGAAGCTGAAGGGGGGAGCGAGGCAGCCTCTGACCCCAGCTTGTACCGCTACATCAAAGAGGACCTCTTCACATCTGAGATCTACAAAGTGGAGATCAGGAATCTACCCAAGTTCACCGGCTTTAACGACCTGAAGAAGTTCCTGGCCAAACACAGCCTCAACCCACACAAGATCAAGTTGTTTGGCAAGCAGACGTTTGCTTTTGTCACCTTTAAGAATGAGGAAGAGCGTGACAAGGCCATGAAGATGGTGCACGGCATGCAGTGGAAGGGCCAGGTGCTGAGCGTCAGGCTGGCCAAACCCAAAGCAGACCCCAtccagaggaagaggaagcagGAGGAGGGACAGGGCGCAGGAGGCCAGCCTCCATCAAAGCGAaccgaggaggaggagacagaggaggcgCCCAGTGTCCAGATAGCCAACGTGGTGACTCCTCTGTGGAATGTGCCTTATGAGGAGCAGCTGAGGAGGAAGGAGCAGGAGGTGGTGGGGGTCCTGCAGAGGCTGGCCAA AGAGATTGGCGGCACCAACAAAGCCATGTTGCCATGGCTGTTTgcgcagaaagggaaatacaacaaaatgtgTTGTTCTCTGGAAGCCATCAGACCTTCTCCTACACAG ACAGAGTACAGAAACAAGTGTGAGTTTCTCATATCAGTGGGTGCGGACGGCGAGGATAAGACCATCGGTTTCCGCCTGGGGAAATATAAAGGCGGCTCCTGCGCTGTGGTGGGGCCGGCAGACACGTGCCATGTCTCGGCCGAGGCCAAGAAAGTGGTCAGCGAGTTTCAGAAGTTCATCAG GACAACATCCTACTCTGTGTACAGTCCTGAAACATATGAAGGACACTGGAAGCAGCTGACTGTAAGGACTACGAGGACCAAACAAGCCATGGCTGTAGCGTTCTTCAACCCACAG AAACTTGGAGAAGAGGAAGTCGATGCATTAAAGACCTCCATGAAGAAGTACTTCACAGAAGGAGAGGGGAAAGACAGCGGCGTAACCTCTCTTTACTTTGTTAGAGAGGGTCAAAG GACGTCTCCTAACCTGGAGGACCTGCCCTGTGAGCTGGTGGCTGGAGAAGGCAGCATTCATGAGGAACTCCTGGGTCTAAAGTTCAGAATATCTCCTCACTCCTTCTTCCAG GTGAACACAGGAGCTGCAGAGGTGCTGTACTCTGCTGTGGGGGAATGGGCCCAGCTGGATGAGGACAGCACAGTACTGGATGTGTGCTGTGGGACCGGAACCATCGGCATCTCTCTGGCCAAG AGGGTAAAGAAGGTGATTGGGATCGAACTGTGCCAGGAAGCTGTGGAGGATGCCAAAGTTAACGCAAAGCTCAATG gtCTGAGTAATGTTGAGTTTCACTGTGGAAAAGCGGAGGATGTGTTCCCCAACATTCTCAATGCTCTCGTGTCCCCCAACCTCACAGCCATTGTGGATCCGCCGAGGGCCGGCCTAC ATTCCAAGGTGATCCTGGCCATCAGGAGGGCAGAGCATCTGAAGAGGCTGGTTTATGTGGCATGCAATGCCAAAGCAGCCATGAACAATTTCATTGA TCTGTGCAGAGCGCCATCCAACAGAGTTCACGGGGCCCCGTTCCGTCCGGTGCGAGCCATGGCCGTGGATCTGTTCCCTCAGACCATGCACGTTGAGATGCTTCTGCTGCTGGAGAGGGTGGACTACGACTCCCAGCAGCAGACCAGCAAGCAATAA
- the zdhhc8b gene encoding probable palmitoyltransferase ZDHHC8 isoform X2 has protein sequence MPNSAGKRFKPTKYIPVSTAATLLVGSTTLFFVFTCPWLTKVISPAVPLYNGLVFLFVLANFSMATFMDPGVYPRADEDEDKDDDFRAPLYKNVEIKGIQVRMKWCATCHFYRPPRCSHCSVCDNCVEDFDHHCPWVNNCIGRRNYRYFFLFLLSLSIHMVGVFSFGLIFVLHHRDRLAALHTTVTLVVMCVAGLFFIPVMGLTGFHMVLVARGRTTNEQVTGKFRGGVNPFTRGCCGNVEYVLCSPLAPRYTLDPRKKPSVKIQPPFIRPDMSERQITIMISDNGIHSTIISSKSKSSLDGLDEKDTQPPLPPKADRYNQLKSQMASSEDSSLPGKTHPSTPAMYKYRPSFGTIPKVHYHTAGEKIVMSDERKTSAILEEGVRGHDYRSEPNLDLPEYTNAPLHRTFQSSPLQLDSDPHLSDSRSLSLKQGHRRPEKGQLSALQPQTVTSTPYKSVFSPNTLSNRNGSLSYDSLLNPSISPAAASECMAHRGMPSVGFHSPYLPTKMCHVREPEMQRHQVPTTFSPVMPPSGVGRQSPHLKDRDPSPVRYDNLSQTIMASIQERKEMEERERQ, from the exons gtGCCCCTGGTTGACGAAGGTGATCTCTCCCGCTGTGCCCCTCTACAATGGCCTGGTCTTCCTCTTCGTCTTGGCCAACTTCAGCATGGCAACCTTCATGGACCCTGGTGTTTACCCCCGAG CGGACGAGGACGAGGACAAGGACGATGATTTCCGAGCGCCGCTCTACAAGAATGTGGAGATCAAGGGCATTCAGGTCCGGATGAAGTGGTGCGCCACCTGTCACTTCTACAGGCCGCCTCGCTGCTCGCACTGCAGCGTCTGTGACAActgtgtggag gacTTTGACCACCACTGTCCCTGGGTGAACAACTGCATTGGTCGGAGGAACTACCGctacttcttcctcttcttgctGTCGTTGAGCATCCACATGGTGGGAGTTTTCTCCTTCGGCCTCATCTTCGTCCTCCACCACCGAGACCGACTGGCAGCCCTGCACACCACCGTCAC TCTGGTGGTGATGTGTGTAGCCGGCCTGTTCTTTATTCCAGTCATGGGACTCACGGGTTTCCATATGGTGCTTGTTGCTCGGGGGCGAACCACCAATGAACAG GTGACGGGCAAGTTTCGTGGAGGAGTAAATCCCTTCACCAGGGGTTGCTGTGGCAACGTGGAGTATGTCTTATGTAGTCCTCTGGCACCTAG GTACACGTTGGACCCCAGGAAAAAGCCCAGTGTCAAAATTCAGCCCCCATTCATCAGACCGGACATGTCGGAGAGGCAAATCACCATCATGATCAGCGACAACGGCATCCACAGCACCATCATCAGCTCCAAG TCCAAAAGCAGCCTGGACGGCCTGGACGAGAAAGACACCCAGCCGCCGCTGCCCCCCAAGGCTGACAGGTACAACCAGCTGAAGAGCCAGATGGCATCCAGCGAAG ATAGTTCTCTTCCTGGTAAGACCCACCCTTCCACCCCAGCCATGTACAAATACAGACCGTCGTTTGGCACCATACCTAAAGTCCACTACCACACAGCTGGAGAGAAG ATCGTCATGTCAGATGAGCGGAAGACCTCGGCCATCTTGGAAGAGGGTGTCCGTGGTCATGACTACCGCTCTGAGCCGAACCTGGACCTGCCTGAGTACACCAACGCGCCCCTCCACCGCACCTTCCAGTCCTCTCCCCTTCAGCTGGACTCTGACCCCCACCTCTCTGACTCCCGCTCCCTCAGCCTGAAGCAGGGGCACCGCCGGCCGGAGAAGGGCCAGCTCTCAGCCCTGCAGCCGCAGACCGTCACCTCCACCCCGTACAAGAGCGTCTTCTCGCCCAACACACTCTCCAACCGTAATGGCAGCTTGTCTTATGACAGCCTGCTGAATCCCAGCATCTCCCCAGCCGCTGCCAGTGAGTGCATGGCCCACCGTGGCATGCCCTCCGTGGGGTTCCACTCGCCCTACCTGCCCACCAAAATGTGCCACGTCCGAGAACCTGAAATGCAGAGGCACCAGGTCCCCACCACCTTCAGCCCAGTGATGCCACCCAGTGGGGTGGGCAGGCAGTCCCCTCACCTAAAGGACAGGGACCCATCCCCGGTACGCTACGACAACCTCTCCCAGACCATCATGGCCTCCATCCAGGAGCgaaaggagatggaggagagggaga GACAGTGA